Proteins from a genomic interval of Haliaeetus albicilla chromosome 13, bHalAlb1.1, whole genome shotgun sequence:
- the LOC138688511 gene encoding neuronal PAS domain-containing protein 4-like, with product MTIFCSHCHRPLQAEMSCLPRRDKQAPSASKPFRSTKSASKARRDQINVELQALRSLLPISAQEKERLSYLHTMALVCLRLRGAQLFPPDSAPPAGPALGTELLSLLPGFLLVLSADSKLVYISENVAQVLGLSMVELLAQGDTIFDILDGRAHEDARKKLLLAQEEPGREVTFVSEMRTSKAFRLQHGGNRAVAVRGRFTALHCLASPSAAAFLALCTPVARLPADGDAGSQDDLIQSTHILDMTFTDVTESVTYHLGYCREELIGQSWYSLLHPEDTDLAAAQHRAVALGTGAGPAAGSAVLRVLRRDRTWAWLRVSARREDGSHAITCTSLCLREEEAAYLRARQYNPPPRTTPQPPAGGELSLLAAQLRALADSLSPPAAAAPVWPWPQAEAEAEAAAFSPGPPDAAWARLLGNALEGAGPAAAHAHYAPCPHQ from the exons ATGACCATCTTCTGCAGCCACTGCCACAGGCCCCTGCAGGCAGAGATGAGCTGCCTGCCCAGGAGGGACAAGCAGGCGCCCAGTGCCTCGAAGCCGTTCAG GTCAACCAAGAGTGCCTCCAAGGCTCGCAGGGACCAGATCAACGTGGAGCTGCAGGCGCTGCGCTCCCTGCTGCCCATCTCGGCGCAGGAGAAGGAGCGGCTCTCCTACCTCCACACCATGGCCCTGGTGTGCCTCCGGCTGCGGGGGGCTCAGCTGTTCCCTCCAG ACTCAGCTCCTCCTGCGGGACCGGCCCTCGGCACGGagctgctctccctgctgccgGGATTTCTGCTTGTGCTCTCGGCCGACAGCAAGCTGGTCTACATCTCTGAGAACGTGGCTCAGGTCCTGGGCCTCTCCATG GTGGAGCTGCTTGCCCAGGGGGACACGATCTTCGACATCCTAGATGGGCGAGCGCACGAGGATGCACGCAAGAAGCTCCTCCTCGCCCAGGAGGAGCCCGGCAGGG AAGTCACGTTTGTCAGCGAGATGCGCACATCCAAGGCCTTCCGGCTGCAGCACGGGGGGAATCGGGCTGTGGCAGTGCGCGGGCGCTTCACAGCCCTGCACTGCCTGGCCTCCCCCTCCGCCGCAGCCTTCCTGGCCCTCTGCACACCAGTTGCGCGGTTGCCTGCAGACGGCGATGCTGGTTCCCAGGATGACCTAATCCAGAGCACGCACATCCTAGACATGACGTTTACTGATGTCACGGAGAG TGTCACCTACCACCTTGGCTACTGCAGGGAGGAATTGATCGGTCAGTCATGGTACAGCCTCCTGCACCCTGAGGACACTGACCTAGCGGCTGCCCAGCACAGGGCCGTGG CGCTCGGGACCGGGGCCGGACCCGCAGCAGGGTCGGCAGTTCTGCGTGTGCTGCGCAGAGACCGCACCTGGGCCTGGCTTCGCGTATCGGCGCGGCGGGAGGACGGAAGCCACGCCATCACCTGCACCAGCCTCTGCCTCAG GGAGGAAGAAGCGGCCTACCTACGCGCCCGGCAGTACAACCCCCCGCCCCGTACCACGCCGCAGCCGCCGGCGGGAGGGGAGCTCAGCCTGCTAGCCGCACAGCTCCGTGCCCTAGCCGACAGCCTctcgccgcccgccgccgccgctccggtTTGGCCCTGGCCCcaggccgaggccgaggccgaggccgcGGCCTTCTCCCCGGGCCCACCGGACGCCGCCTGGGCCCGTCTCCTTGGCAACGCGCtggagggggcggggcccgCCGCCGCGCACGCGCACTACGCCCCCTGCCCGCACCAATAA
- the KLHDC3 gene encoding kelch domain-containing protein 3, producing the protein MLRWAVHLEGGPRRVNHAAVAVGHKVYSFGGYCSGEDYETLRQIDVHVFNAVSLRWIKLPPVWTNSRDHVREVPYMRYGHSAVLIDDTVYIWGGRNDTEGACNVLYAFDVNTHKWFTPKVSGMVPGARDGHSACVLGKSMFIFGGYEQLADCFSNDIHKLDTTNMMWTLISAKGTPARWRDFHSATIIGTKMYVFGGRADRFGPFHSNNEIYCNRIKVFDTETNSWLDSPPTPVLPEGRRSHSAFSYNGELYVFGGYNARLNRHFHDLWKFNPVSLSWRKIEPKGKGPCPRRRQCCCRVGDKIILFGGTSPSPEEGMGDEFDLMDHSDLYILDFSPSLKTLCKLAVIQYSLDQSCLPHDIRWELSAMTTNSTISRPIVSSQG; encoded by the exons ATGCTACGGTGGGCAGTGCACTTGGAAGGTGGGCCACGGAGGGTGAACCACGCGGCCGTGGCTGTCGGGCACAAGGTCTATTCCTTTGGTGGGTATTGTTCTGGAGAAGACTATGAGACTCTGCGGCAGATTGATGTCCATGTTTTTAATGCAG TGTCTCTGCGCTGGATCAAGCTGCCTCCAGTGTGGACAAACAGCCGAGACCACGTGAGAGAGGTGCCCTATATGAGGTATGGGCACTCAGCAGTGCTCATAGATGACACCGTCTACATATGGGGTGGTCGCAATGACACTGAGGGAGCCTGCAACGTGCTCTATGCCTTCGATGTCA acaCGCACAAGTGGTTCACGCCAAAGGTGTCTGGAATGGTCCCAGGGGCGAGAGATGGGCATTCAGCTTGTGTCCTGGGAAAGAGCATGTTTATCTTTGGAGGCTATGAACAGCTG GCTGACTGCTTTTCAAACGATATCCATAAATTGGACACCACAAACATGATGTGGACCTTAATCTCTGCCAAG GGTACACCAGCTCGCTGGAGAGACTTCCATTCAGCTACCATCATTGGAACAAAGATGTATGTATTTGGTGGCAGAGCTGATCGTTTTGGGCCGTTTCACTCCAACAATGAGATCTACTGTAACCGCATTAAAGTATTTGATACAGAAACAAACTCCTGGCTGGACTCCCCTCCAACTCCAGTGCTCCCTGAAGGCCGGCGGAGCCATTCAGCAT TCAGCTACAATGGGGAGCTATATGTATTTGGTGGCTACAATGCACGCCTGAACAGACACTTCCATGACCTCTGGAAATTCAATCCAG TTTCTCTCTCTTGGAGGAAGATTGAGCCCAAGGGGAAAGGCCCGTGTCCTCGACGCcggcagtgctgctgcagagtAGGGGACAAAATCATTCTCTTTGGAGGCACCAG CCCGTCTCCAGAGGAGGGAATGGGTGACGAATTTGACCTGATGGATCACTCAGACCTCTACATCCTCGACTTCA GCCCCAGTCTAAAGACGCTGTGTAAGCTAGCAGTGATTCAGTACAGCCTGGACCAGTCCTGCCTTCCCCACGACATCAG ATGGGAGCTCTCGGCCATGACAACAAACAGCACCATCAGCCGCCCCATCGTCTCGTCCCAGGGCTGA